The Eleginops maclovinus isolate JMC-PN-2008 ecotype Puerto Natales chromosome 10, JC_Emac_rtc_rv5, whole genome shotgun sequence nucleotide sequence TCTGATTTTgacatgtgttttctgttttgctaATGTGTGCCGGACATCACTATGGAGTATGGAGGCAAAAATCACGTTTGTTACATCAGAAGCCCCCCCCAATATTCTTCTTTTAGACAGATTAAGTGTCTGATTCATCGTTTCTTAGTCTATGTAAGTGTTTACTCAATCACTTAATTCATGGCTGGCCTTTCACTCTGTTGCTAAGGTAATCTTtggtttcacttttttcaaGTTTTAAATTTGGTAAACAGCGCACTGTCATTTGGATTTGAACTCATTTTGTATTGTACTAACTCATTTGCAGTGGAATATGAAATGGGAGAGGACAAGTCAAAAGGTGCATCTCTAGTGTAAATCACAAGCTGTAAGTGAGATGTCTTACCCTTCTCTGTGGGCCTCCCccttctccagctcctggaTGACCCCCAGCAGCACTTTGATGGTCTCTTGGCTGGAGCTGATGAGATTTTCCATGGCCTGGAGCTGTGCTTTAACCTCCCCATCCTGATTCATAGGCACTATTTGCTTGCAGGCCTCCTGTGTTTGGTCAGGCGGTGCCCCACCAGCCTCACCACCTCTGCAGGGTGTCAGAGGCTCCTCCATGCCCCGTAGAGGCCGGGCTGATAGCTGTCCTGTGTGGCACTGTGCCTGTGTTGTACAGCCTCCACTGGAGCGGGGTAGCGTCTGACTCTGCAGCCCGTTGAGCTGCAGGGCTTTCTTCCGCTTGCTCCGCACAGACGGACTGTCCAGGCACTCCACCTGCGTGAGGGAGTTCCAGGCTAGGGGGCCGGTAACCTTGGAGGCCCTGTCCGGCAGGGTTCGGGACGAGCCCTCCTCCAGATTTAGCAGCTGCCTCTTGGCCGAGCGGTCTGTATCGGCCTCCCTGTGTTGTAATCCTGTCCTGCCTTTGGATGGGACACTGCAGAGCTGGTACTCTGCCTGTGCTCCGGCTCcgcttcctctctgtgtgtttgcaaggCAGTCTGTGTCTGCAGAGCAACTGAGCTGCAGAGCGTCAGAGCACAGGCCATCAGGTGCAGTGTGCTGCTCCACTGTGGCAATGCACTCATTAGTATGGAGCAGAGCCCTGGTCCTACGGACTCCGCTCCCCCCGcatgctccctcctcctcctcctcctcatctaaACCCTGCTCAGCAGCTCTGGACTGCTTGACCTCCATGGCAAAACCGTTATTCTGACCTTTATAAGTTTCCACGGCCGCCGCGTGCTTAAGGGTGTGGCCTTTCTTGCGCTCAAAGGGAAAGGTCTGATAGCGTTTTTTCAGGTCAGGGGACGTCTGCACCCCTGTGCTCCTCGTGACGTTTGGGATGGATCGGCGGGCAGGGACGGTCATGTATTTGCGATACGCCACTTTGTATGAGATGGGCTTGCCACCTTTCCCCGCTGCATGTAACTCCGCCTCCCGTTGCTCGTTTTGTGCCTCACAAATATCCTTGAAACGCACTTGCAGGGCcttgttcctcttcctcacctgtCGACTGGCTTCCAGGGAATACTTCACCTCCAGCGCCAGGGAGGTCGAGGGCAAAGGCGCTGCCTCCGAGTCAGACTCTGAGTTGGTGAGCATACATTTGCCACTCTCCTTGCTCACCATGTTTCCTGAGAAGCATACCGAAAGACACTGTGTTAATCATTTGTATAAAATGGCTTAGACAAAGAACTTTGACTGACTATAACATCTTACTTGACAGAAAACGACCAACAGAGGAACGTTTggaaatatttaatgaatattCTGAAAAAGACATGCATGAAAAGCAAATGTCTATTTTAAAGGAgcagatttgtcatttattttaggtTAGTTCCCTTGATAAATAAGTATATTAGGAATActtgagttttaaaataataataatttctgCATCCTACACTGGCGGCCTGATTAAAGTaaaccttttcttttgtattgcCAGTTAGCTAGGGTCTTTAATGTTTTCAATCcctctgtgtttatttacaaaaaaactgcAATATCAGCATGTGCTAAAAAGGATTTTAGCAGATTTCCGTTGTATTTAATCTCCTCCTCTATGAAACCAATAACTCCAAATTCCATTCATTTATCATTGCCAGTTTAAACTACCAGTTCCTCCTCCGCCTCTCCTACTTGATGAGTGTTTGTTAatcagtgtttgtgtctcagtTTGTATGGGAGCTTCCAGTCAATGCTCTTACAAACTCTAACACACTCAAGTACCCTAAGTTGACACTTACAGCATACTGCTGAGTATGCTGAAGGCAGTGCATGAGGTCTGCAGGTAATTTCCATGGTTCGTTAGGTTCAGCAGGAGTCTTGACTGTCTGACTTTTCCCTATCACAGTTAATTATTAAGTAAAAGTTGGATTAAAAACTATCTTAGAGCACATTTTTAGTCTTCTAGTATATGCAAGTGCACACTTTACTATTCCATTTTCTAAATGAACAGATTCAAGGAAATGTGAAAAGATAGGGACAATACCTGCAAACAGactgtttttaaaagacatttatatTAACCCCTTAAGGAGAAAAATCCAACCCAGAGATATACATATGTTATCTTTCCCCACTACcacacacatgtgtgtgtgtgtgtgtgtgtgtgtgtgtgtgtgtgtgtgtgtgtgtgtgtatgtgggtgtaggtgtgtgtgtgggtgtgtgtatatatatatatatgtgtatctGTTAAATTCTTCACTTAATTtggagattttcttttttaataaggTTATCTCCAATtgtagaatatatatttatatatataatgctCCTTCTGCCTCCTGATTTACACAAAGCAAACACCCCACATGCTCAGGATTACCAGTCAAAGATTATCTGCCATGACTTCTCTGTCAACAGggaattatttttcaaatatttttcaaacatgtctGTTCACTTAACCAGGAGCTATGAAATAGATCTTTTGTCTCTTCATCACATTATTACTTTGTGTTATTCTTGGTCTCAGGTTCTGCCACAGACTTTGACTAACTCATCTAATATCTAACAGTCTCATTTACAGACATGTATAGTCTCTTGTATACACGCAGTTTTATGCCAGTATGTTGGCAAAAAAGTTCgctttttttctgcaaaagCTGGCCTGGcaattttctgactttttctctatgaataaaacatgtttccagAATTAGAAAGGTGCTACTCCGCTCGCTTAGCATGAAAAGCAAAGAGTTTTGCTcagaattcttttttttaagttctTGTCAAAAAGAAACCCACgggtaaaactgaaaaaaaatattacagACATATGGACCCAGCAATTCCACAAATTGACAGTCTCCCgtgaaaatgtccaaacattGCCCAGTATTGTAGCATGCCCACACAGACAGGTTAAGAGATTGCAGATTGCTGTGGTGCATTCAGTTTTGTTTGATTCTCAACACAGGTGTGTCCAGATAACCAGGGAGAACAGTGCAAACTCTTTTTGTGGAAACAGTCTATAATACAGCCGTCACAAAATACATTAGGAAAGATATCCTTCCAACAGTAAAGACACTTCTGCCATACAGTACATGGACGAGTTATACCTTGCATCGTACAGTGCATGGAAAGTAAAATCAAAATGCAATACAGTATGTTCTCATGAAATTATCAGCCCCAGTCAGTGCAGGAAAGGccacagaaatataaaaagtaaacacGTAGTGCAGTTATACGTGAAAGCACATCAGCAACAAGTTGGCAAGAAGATCTCCACCGTGTATGCATATAACGATCCAAAGACTTCTGACCCTTTTGATAAAGGGTTCACTGAGCAATAAATGCAGATTATATGACAATGAAAAGGGGAAGATCCACGGCTGCATATAGCAATTTTCCAATCACAATCCGGCTGTGCAGCATTTGAATCTTTCCAGTCGAAGATAGTCAGattggtttggtttgtttgtctgttaaTACAATGTTTAGTGCCCAGCTATTATCCATCACCAGTATCGCTCGGCTTTCCTGGTCCATCACTGTCAAAGGATGACATTTTGAATGAGAGATTAAATTGTTAACCTACATCCCCTCTCCCAATGAGGTCAGCAAAAACGTCTGTTATTTTACCCCTAAATCAAACAGTTTATGCAATTTGTGTCAAAGTatatttaattacagttcacGGTGCTCCACCCCCTCTGATATAAAGACATGGATGTAGTTTGTCAGCCTAAACAGCAACAGGGTTTTCTGTTCTGTCCCTACACACAGCCTTTACAATGCATACAGTTTCATGGTATTGTATCATTTCCTCACTTTTAAATGagatacattttgacatgtcagCACTGCAGGCTGAATGATTTGTCCCTGGCTCCTCATatctgattttttttaccattgGTACGGGCCCAggcgacagcagcagcacacctCCGGCTGGAAGACCACCCTCTAGCCTCTTGCATAAACAGCATGACTCATCACGAAAGACTGGGACAGCTGCTCCTTTTTAGGAGGGCCtgatccttttttctttttctttctaattTACGGGCTAGTAATTGAAGTGAACTGACCCACTATTCTCTCCCCAGTAGGacagaccaaaaacagagctcaCGGGTCAAGTGCGAAAGGCAAAACACATCAGGACATGTTCACATCTGACCTTGATTTAGCTACTCAGCTCACATTGCTGTCACATTGGTGCTGAGAGTCTTTATTTGGGTTATTTCCAGGGACACGACTTCATGTTCTCCCTGATGAGAGCCTGTTTAGCCCTGCTGGTTCTTGGGAATATTAGTTCAGCCATTGTTTCAAGCTTTGCATTGCTGCAAGGACAATCCATATTACTGCAGTAATGCAATTCATTATTCTTTAATGGAAATGGTCTTTATGCTCAGTGCTCATTCAATGCAACACACTTTGAATTTAGAAATGCCATATATTATTTGAAATGGCATATGATTCGGCAGTTTTCTGAATGGCAGTTACCTAATAGAATTTTTGCCCGCCGCGGGTTAAATCTTAAAAGCTTGAGATTTCAGTGTCCTCATTTAACCCGGGGTATGAACATTTACCGTCACTTTCAGCTCgactcattttgttttatcGCTTATACCCAACCAAAGGGAAAATTCATTAATATAGTATGCATCACAAAACCGTTGAATAGAGTAAATGCTGGAAATAGGCTATACATGACAATGAGCAATAAGCATTTAACTTGGTAGTCATTAAGATTTCAACtcatctctttatttattttacaccaTTTCTCCCTAtttatgtacagtggggcaaaaaagtatttagtcagccaccaattgtgcaagttctcccatttaaaaagatgagagatgcctgtaattttcatcataggcacacttcaactatgagagacagaatgagaaaaaaaaatccaggaaatcacattgtaggatttttaaagaattcattataaattcctctgtaaaataagtatttggtcacctacaaacaagcaagatttctggctctcacagacctgtaacttcttctttaagaggctcctctgtcctccactcgttacc carries:
- the LOC134870775 gene encoding inhibitory synaptic factor 2A; protein product: MVSKESGKCMLTNSESDSEAAPLPSTSLALEVKYSLEASRQVRKRNKALQVRFKDICEAQNEQREAELHAAGKGGKPISYKVAYRKYMTVPARRSIPNVTRSTGVQTSPDLKKRYQTFPFERKKGHTLKHAAAVETYKGQNNGFAMEVKQSRAAEQGLDEEEEEEGACGGSGVRRTRALLHTNECIATVEQHTAPDGLCSDALQLSCSADTDCLANTQRGSGAGAQAEYQLCSVPSKGRTGLQHREADTDRSAKRQLLNLEEGSSRTLPDRASKVTGPLAWNSLTQVECLDSPSVRSKRKKALQLNGLQSQTLPRSSGGCTTQAQCHTGQLSARPLRGMEEPLTPCRGGEAGGAPPDQTQEACKQIVPMNQDGEVKAQLQAMENLISSSQETIKVLLGVIQELEKGEAHREGLSYRTGQDTANCDTCRNSACIIYSVELDFKQQEDKLQPLMMRLCPTADGHFPSLPYPQEAFTSTPKRKSKADSKKHARWKLWFL